The Dehalobacter sp. DCM sequence CGAAATAACGATCAGAAAGGTCATGGCGATGACATTGCCGGATTCCAGGAGCGTATTTGCAAAAATTTTAAAATTTACCCTTCGGCCGAGCAGCCCGAGAATTAAGGCAATGAAGGCACCGATTGCGCCGCCTTCCGTCGGAGTGAATACTCCGGTATAGATACCCCCGATCACAATGACAAAGAGAATGACGACGGGACCAACGGCTTTTAACGAGATGATGCGTTCTTTCCAGTTGGATCTTTCGCCTGGGGGGGCCAGTGTTGGATCCATTTTGCACCAAATGGAGATGATGGCGATAAAACACAAAGCCATAAGAAGGCCCGGAAATACGCCGCCCATGAACAAGTCCCCGATGGAGACACCGGTGAGGAGACCAAACATAATGAAAATGACACTCGGTGGAATAACCGGTCCCAGGCTGGCACCGCCAACGATGGCGCCGGCTGTCAAAACATCCTTATATTTATATCGTTTCATTGGCTCGGCGGCGACAGACGACATAGTTGCGGTTGCAGAGACGCTGTCCCCGACAATCGCACCGAAAGCCGCGCACGCAGCGACGGTAGCCATGGCCATGCCACCGGCTTTATGGCCTATCCATTTAAACGCAGCAACAAAGAGATCGTCCCCAAACCTGGCGTAGAGGCAAACAAACCCCATTAAGGTAAAGAATGGCAGTACGGACCAGGAATACGAGCTTACAGTTCGGAAAGTATCCGAAGCGAGCATATCCAAAGCGGTGGGAATACCTCGGACATTGCCGACAAATATAAAGCTGACAAAAAACATCGTGTACGCAATCGGGAAACCGACGAGAAACAAGACAACAGATAAAACGATGCCAATGATCCCCACAGTGACCTTGTCGATATGCCAAAGTGTCGGCTGCATCCAAAAATAAGAGAAGACGGCGATCAAAACAGGGATGCCTATCATCAGCAGCCATTGGAATCCCTTAAGTTTACAGTTGAGTCCGTCACGAATATTGATGAGAAAATCACGAATCAATAAGAGCGTCAGTAAAATACAGCCGAAGGCAATAATGGCGTCAAAGGGTGCGTTGGGAAGAAATAAATACTGACTGTGATTGGAGTTATTAGCGGCAAAGTAAATAGTCTGTAAGATAACTTGCCAAATAATAATGATGAAAATGAACGTTGCCAGCAGATTATGCATCCCTTCCATAATCAGTTTCGGGACGGGTTTCAATTTTTCCGTAATGAGGTCAACACTGACATGCCCTTTTTTATTTTGGGTATGGCCTATCGCCAGGAAAACGGCCATGACCATCAGGACTTCGGTGATTTCGACAACACCGACAATCGGCGAGTTAAAGAACTTACGCATAATAACATTGATGAAAGTAAGGACTAACATAAGGAATAACATACCGACACCGATAATATTGACATAGCGGCATACCGTTCCGACTTTGTCCAAAACGGCAATCATTTTATCCAAGCCACGCAGCTTTCCGGGGGGAAGTATGTCCACGTGCAGTTTCTGCGTGATTGCATCATCCATCTCAGTTATCTCCTTCATCTTTGTATGGTGTGACTGTTGAGTCATCTGTGTGCAGGCTGACAGTGAAAAGAAAAATGAGTGTATGGTATCGTTATATAAGTAGGGTATAAGCACCAGGATCCCTGGTGCTTATATTCCCGTCAAGGTTAAATCATGGTTAGACAAGTTAAGTCTATTTTTGAGGCGCATATTCAGCAGCTGAATATTTATTCTCAAGTTCAAGGAAGTAATTCTTTACTTCCGTACCGGGAAGACCTTTTTTATCAAGTTCTGATGCAAGCTTGTTCCGTACGGGAGCACCGGAGGCTTCGAACTTTTCCAACTCGGCTTGCGGTACGTCGATAAACTGGACGCCGTATTTCTCGGTTACCGATTGTTGGAAGCCCGGATCGGCGTTGACTTGGATCTCGTCATGTTCCTGAGTGAACTTAAGACCGGCGTCAGTCAGAACCTTCTGAAGATCTTCAGGCAGACCGGCAAATTTATCTTTGTTCATGATCAATGCCAGGTTCGTACTGTCACTGTTGACATGGCTTAAGTATTTGATCGCATCGCCAAAGCCCATACCTTCGAAACTTAATAAAGCAACGGCTGTTCCCTGTAAAACACCTTTCTGGAGTGAGGAGAACAGGTCGGAAGGGGGAACATTCGCCGGGGTGGCACCCCACGCCTTTAATCTGCTGGCACTGGCAGGGCCGTTAGCTAAGAACTGTAAACCCTTCATATCACTAAACGTTTTAATTGGTTTACTGACGGTTCCGAGGTATGGCTCATAAAACTGGCCGACACCCAGCAGCTTTACTTGGCTGTATTCAGTCTGCATTTCCGGGAATTTTTCAATGAGTTCCCAGTAGGTTGTGCCCGGGCGGTAATTGACCTTATTTGACGATGCCAGCGTATTGATGTCGGATAAGGGGAATTGACCGGAAACCAAAGATGGGAATACTTCGGCCATATCCACGGTTCCTTTGACCACCGCATCGTACGCATCCATGATCCCGACAAGTTCACCGCCGTAATGGACTTCAATATCCAGTTTGCCGTTGCCCGCTTTTTCCGTTTCCTCAACCCATGGGTTCAGTATGTTTTGGCACCACCAGCTGCTTTCGTTTTCATGGGTACTGAGAATGAGCGTGACTTTTTCGTTTTGCGCTGTGCTGGAACTGCTGCACCCGGTTAAAGAGACCAATAAAATCAGACATAAGCTCAGAACGATAATGAGTGGGCTCTTTTTTCTCACGCTATTTCCTCCCTTGTACGGTATTCCGTTTTTAATTTTCTCTACATAAGTTCCCGATGCACCACTAACGAATGACATTTCATTTGAATTGAATGAGGATACCATCACCTCCATAATTCGCTTCATTTATCTCGATGTATGCAGAAAACATGCCAAGGCAAAAAAGTCTGAAAATAACGATGTTTCTCATAAATGTGGCAATGAATCGATCGCATTTGGATTTCTATTATGGGAATATGGTTCCATTATGAAAATCGATACCCATCAACTGAGAGGTGTTAAACAGATCTTTTCAATACTATATATTTTTTGCTGAATATTTTCAATAGTCCAAATAGTTTTGTATTTTCGTTCAAAAAGTCTTTAGGATTGTGATTTTTTAAATTAATGGTATAATTTGTTTTACTTTTTTTTGTAATCGGTTATTATATTGCATAGTGCATAGTAATTTATCTTAAATTGTTTTATATTTATAACCGTATTATATATGAAAGAAATTAATCGTTGAATGGACTAAGCAATTTAGTTCAATCAATAAATTATGAGGTGCAGCATGGCCAAAACCTTGGTAATTGTAGAATCACCGGCGAAAGCAAAATCCATCAGCAAATTTTTGTCCAAGAATTATCTTGTCAAAGCGTCTATGGGACATTTGCGGGATTTGCCTAAGAGCCAGATCGGAGTCGATATCGACCGTAATTTTGAGCCGAAATATATTGCTATCCGGGGCCGCGGGGATCTTGTGAAAGACCTCAAGGCATCGGCAAAAGCAGCGGATAAAGTCTTGCTGGCCTCCGACCCTGACCGGGAAGGGGAAGCGATTGCCTGGCATTTGATGCATCTTCTTGGGTTGGATCCGGAAACATCTGCCCGGGTCGAATTCCACGAAATTACAAAACCGACAATTTTAAATGCGGTCAAGAATGCACGCAAGGTCGATATGGATCTGGTCAATGCCCAACAAGCGCGCAGAGTCTTGGACAGACTGGTGGGATATAAACTGAGTCCTCTCCTGTGGCGAAAAGTTAAAAAAGGCTTAAGCGCGGGAAGAGTACAATCGGTGGCAGTCAGAATAATCTGCGACCGGGAGGAAGAAATACGCGGTTTTGAACCGGAGGAATATTGGACATTAGAAGCCAGTCTTGTATACGCCGGAGGGATATTCACCGCCAAACTTCTCCATAAAAACGGCAAGAAGTTAACCATCACCGGCAGGGATCAAATGGATGGCGTTCTTAGTGATTTACGCTCGGCTGTCTTTCGGGTTGCCGAGGTGAAAACAAAGGAGAAGCGCAGGCAGCCGGCGCCGCCGTTTACCACCAGCAGTCTTCAGCAGGAGGCATATCGAAAACTGAATTATTCGCCCAAAAAGACAATGATGCTAGCTCAGCAGCTGTATGAAGGTGTGGATTTAGGAAAGAACGGAACTGTCGGATTGATCACCTACATGCGTACGGACTCTGTCCGCATAGCTGAAACGGCTCAGGAAGAAGCGAAAGCATATATTTTGGAGAATCATGGGGACCCTTATTATCCCCCCGAAACACGGATATTTACCAGTAAGGGCCGTGCTCAGGAGGCCCATGAAGCCATTCGACCCACGTCCGTTCTTCGGACTCCGGATGCCGTCAAACCTTACCTTGGACGGGATCTCCT is a genomic window containing:
- a CDS encoding TRAP transporter large permease; translated protein: MDDAITQKLHVDILPPGKLRGLDKMIAVLDKVGTVCRYVNIIGVGMLFLMLVLTFINVIMRKFFNSPIVGVVEITEVLMVMAVFLAIGHTQNKKGHVSVDLITEKLKPVPKLIMEGMHNLLATFIFIIIIWQVILQTIYFAANNSNHSQYLFLPNAPFDAIIAFGCILLTLLLIRDFLINIRDGLNCKLKGFQWLLMIGIPVLIAVFSYFWMQPTLWHIDKVTVGIIGIVLSVVLFLVGFPIAYTMFFVSFIFVGNVRGIPTALDMLASDTFRTVSSYSWSVLPFFTLMGFVCLYARFGDDLFVAAFKWIGHKAGGMAMATVAACAAFGAIVGDSVSATATMSSVAAEPMKRYKYKDVLTAGAIVGGASLGPVIPPSVIFIMFGLLTGVSIGDLFMGGVFPGLLMALCFIAIISIWCKMDPTLAPPGERSNWKERIISLKAVGPVVILFVIVIGGIYTGVFTPTEGGAIGAFIALILGLLGRRVNFKIFANTLLESGNVIAMTFLIVISSNMFTRMLAWSNVSGAMKRFVLDLNMTPSIFVIVTMLIFTFLGCFLNGISLILITIPIFFPITTALNIDPMWFLILSCIAMNLGNLTPPVGINLFVLKGMQKDMLMSDIYKGSVPFVIGTLVTLILLFLFPPISTWLPSILR
- a CDS encoding TRAP transporter substrate-binding protein; its protein translation is MRKKSPLIIVLSLCLILLVSLTGCSSSSTAQNEKVTLILSTHENESSWWCQNILNPWVEETEKAGNGKLDIEVHYGGELVGIMDAYDAVVKGTVDMAEVFPSLVSGQFPLSDINTLASSNKVNYRPGTTYWELIEKFPEMQTEYSQVKLLGVGQFYEPYLGTVSKPIKTFSDMKGLQFLANGPASASRLKAWGATPANVPPSDLFSSLQKGVLQGTAVALLSFEGMGFGDAIKYLSHVNSDSTNLALIMNKDKFAGLPEDLQKVLTDAGLKFTQEHDEIQVNADPGFQQSVTEKYGVQFIDVPQAELEKFEASGAPVRNKLASELDKKGLPGTEVKNYFLELENKYSAAEYAPQK
- the topA gene encoding type I DNA topoisomerase encodes the protein MAKTLVIVESPAKAKSISKFLSKNYLVKASMGHLRDLPKSQIGVDIDRNFEPKYIAIRGRGDLVKDLKASAKAADKVLLASDPDREGEAIAWHLMHLLGLDPETSARVEFHEITKPTILNAVKNARKVDMDLVNAQQARRVLDRLVGYKLSPLLWRKVKKGLSAGRVQSVAVRIICDREEEIRGFEPEEYWTLEASLVYAGGIFTAKLLHKNGKKLTITGRDQMDGVLSDLRSAVFRVAEVKTKEKRRQPAPPFTTSSLQQEAYRKLNYSPKKTMMLAQQLYEGVDLGKNGTVGLITYMRTDSVRIAETAQEEAKAYILENHGDPYYPPETRIFTSKGRAQEAHEAIRPTSVLRTPDAVKPYLGRDLLKLYRLIWDRFVASQMSAAVYDTLTVDIQADNYLFRANASSVKFPGYLAVYEESLDEPEKQENPESSLKGNLEANQQLHLESLQERQHFTEPPPRFTEASLVRKMEEEGIGRPSTYAPTIETIQTRGYVVKEEKKLVPTELGEIIVTLLKEHFPDIVDLEFTANMEEKLDSIEDGKVDWKQVIGEFYGPFAETLEIAEQTIGKIKVQDEVSDEVCELCGRNMVIKMGRFGKFLACPGFPDCRNARPLLEEIGVNCPKCGEKLVARRSKKGRKFYGCSKYPECDFIAWEKPAPYPCPECGGAMVEKNSKRSRKYVCTNKDCRHIEELKDNE